The Rhodamnia argentea isolate NSW1041297 chromosome 10, ASM2092103v1, whole genome shotgun sequence sequence attttttaatgaagTATGAATAGGTTATAATCATAGTATAAAACCAGAGACCAATCCGGTCAAGGCCAGTTCTCTGCTTTTTCATCCATGAACCTCCTCGGGCCCCTTGTGAACTGGCATGGAACCAATTGGTGAGGTCGGTTGGGTCCAGTTCCCGGGCTGAACCGGCAGGTTTCTCACCTCTACTTTAAAGCTAACTGAAAGTTCTACTGCAAAATCTAACTAGGCAAACAATATTGCTATCTTGGAAGAAAGACCTCCCAATGCTTTCTGATATCCCATCACAACAGTCTATTGTTCCCGGTCCTTACATAAACATAGTTCCCACGACACTTTTGGCTGGGGCCAGGAAACATCCAACAGTACTTTACATATTAGTAGCAAAATCACACATATGTCCTGCCTTCTTTATACCTTCTGAAAATAAACATAAGGGACAATTCACAAACGCGACAATGGATACTTACATGAGCAGGGTCGAGTACTAAGAGATTGTATTTCTGCATCCCCTTTGGTTGATGTATGACTTGAATCCCAACAATTGTTCTTGAATGTCCATCATGTTGAAAATAAAGAGGCCTACTCACAAAAGCACTCAAATATATTATTTATCAGACACCAGAGATCCAGGCATTACTTAATATGATCAGGATCAACGTTATATCAAGCAAATCACTTACGGCTTTCTGCTAATCGAGACATGACTGAAACAATTATTTATGAAGCTTTTATCTGAAAAGTATCTCCACACCCAATCAGTAAGGACCTCCTGACCCTTACTAGATCTGGCAGAACTTATGCCCAGATTCTCATTACTGCTATCCAAAACTTGATCGGGCTGAATGTAAGAACAGCCAGTGTATCCAATGGAGGAACAAACTTCAGGAGAGATCTGTTTCCTCTTAACCAAATATCTATCCATCGGGCCATGAATATGAACTGCATTCCCTTTTCCTCTTGCTCCTGCACTTTGTGAGTCTATTCTAGAACCAGGAATAGAAAGAAAGAGTGATTCAAGGTTCTTGGGACCAAAATCCACTATCCTCGCCCGAAGCCCAAAAGATCGAAAAAGAGCAGCACATTCAGTAGTTCCAATCCAACTGCTAGAACCGTAGATTTTCTGATTGAAGTGTTCTGATCCAACTTCATCAAAGCCCCTTTTCCAAGCAATCTCGAGCCATCTCTGAAGTGACACGATATCAGGAACAAATCCTGAACCACCAAATAGCCCCTCTTTAGCTTCCTGCCTTTCCACTAGTAAGTGAGAGCCGAGCATTTGGATATTACGCCAACCACAGCCCCAGCCAACATCCTCAGATTTAGTGCTCTGAAAATGATCAAGGTAACTACAAAGTATACATGTAGACTGCTCAGCTTCTAATTCGAGACATCTCTTTAACAGGGCCATTAAACCATCTTCAATTTTGTAGAAGCTACTTATCGTTTGCAAACTGACTAGATGGAAGATCTCATCCTCGACATCACTGGGAGTCCTTCCATCACACCTTGTTGCGTCCACTTCAGCAGCTTTATGACAGATTACTTCCTTCAACTTGTCTGTTTCCAGTTGATCAGCCTAGGAAACAAACATTAAGTTACTGCGAATAGCATTATGGGCATGttcataaacaaaaaagaaacacacaTATCTATTATGGCATACTCCCTTCTTTCTGATCACATTCTGTATATTGGAAGTTGCACAAAAGTTAACAGCTTTTTATGCTAACCATGGTTCTTATTCTTCTCCATTCTGATGTATATGTATTCTAATAATTAATTTCTTCTGGCTATCGAGATAATGGCGTAAATCCCATGTTGTTCGTTGGATAAATCATATAATTTGTGCATGAAGCTATCTAACATACAACACAAACTTGACAGCTCCATACAACTGCACCTTGAGAGCATATATCATCCCATATAAACAAAAACCGGTGAAGACATACGAGGAGGGAATCCACAGGATTACCATGGTAAGAGGCGGACTTGGAGGGGCGATCGCAATTCGCCGCGCCAACTCCATGTCCTTGGCAGCTTCTTCATCCTCAAAGTGACTGTTCGCATGCCTACATTATCGATTCAACCCCAAAATCAACGCTCTATACCCAAAGAAAGCCCTGCTACCATTGAGTTCTTAAGCAGCTAAAATACCatcaagaaggaaaagaagcgTCACCTTTCAAGTTCCCCGTAAGGAACGCTCAAGCTACAGAACGGGCAGCTCGAAAAATCATCCATGgcacttttttttctccttttcgcACGCTTCGGGAGCGAGGAAGTATTGGTCTGCTTCACATATAATTCAAGTACCAGCGCCAAAAAGAAatttccgcgaaaaccagagggACGATGATTCGATCAGGAAAGAACACCGGCGGCCggtcttcttcttgttcctctaACCTCAAAGGAACCATCAAAGTTCAAACTTGAACCCGCTCAAATCCTCGAACTAGGAGAAAAAGAGATGGAAATCGAAGCCTTGATGCGACATTCGATttcagtggagagagagagagagagagagcaaaaggaaCGAGACGGCTTTTGGTTGAAGATGGGCCTATAGGCCCAGGAGGAGAAGACACGGTCTCGATCCATGAAAGATCCATGGCAACTgtgacaattaaaaaaaaaaaaatctcaacttttgcTCGGTGTTCTCATAAAGTTACTTTCAAAGCTAACAAACCTTTCCAACTTGGTTTGAAAGCCCTTCATATCATACGATGCATTAGAGAAAGTGATCGAATCCCTAATGTAGCAGGACAAGcccctttatttttcctttcaatttgaccCCTTCTAGATGTGTAAAAGATGGCGGTCATCGATTGGATGAAACGCTTGGCCGGATGGTGATTTGATCAACGATTGTGCTCGAAGTGGCAATATTATACACGTCTTGCACGACCAACCGTGATCAAACCACTGCAACTGTATGTTTGTCGCGGGATCGTTTGTTTCAACTTTAGTTGCACGTCGTCCCGTGACCATTACATTTCAACCGGATTTTCAACTAATATCCATGCAGATGGATCGTatatcaaaattttcagatCAATCATGGTTTTCTCGTTCACCACAAATTGCTCTGTGTCTGCAACAAATCTCAGTATTCTAACACCGTTATGGGTACATGTTCGGCTATAACATGCACTCTTTCGAGTCATTTCCAAATAAGCAGATGTAGAGAACCAAAGCTATCATATACTGATTTTGGCTAACATGAGTTTGGTACTAGTTCATGGTACACGAGGAATACAAAGGGAAGGCTAAATCAATGATCACAATCAGTTTTGCAGTCATTTATGTACACGAACTCAACTCCCATTGTCTGTATTCTTTCCAGTGCACAACCAACTCAGCTGCTCCTATACCTTGCTCTCGACAATTTGTGTTCACGATGCCCTCTGTCCTATGGAAACAAGGTCTGATATACAGCGCGAGGTGAAGGTCAAGCTTCTTCTTTGGTTAAGACATGAGCTCCACTTTTCGAGCGTAGGAGGTTCTTCATTTCTCGGTAACTCCGAAGCTCCTCCAGCGCATCCGTGGTCTTACGTGGCATAAAGAATCCCGAAGCTGTAGCCACGCCTCCCTCTTGTTCCGTGTTCAAGGACTGGGCTGAGTAACAACTGGAATTTTGTTCAAGTGGAGACGCTGTTCTTAACATGTGAACAAGAACCCCGACAGCGGCATCTTGCGATTTTGCGCCCATAGGTGACGATGAAGTTAACTCTGAACCTTCCCTGCCATCAACAGCATTGCAAAAGAACGAAGAGGGAATGGTAAGGAAAGCTTCAGGTCACATAAATCTCACAAGGACCATGCAAATGAACTACCTCCAAGCTATCCCAGGGATTAGGGATTAGGCAGACGGCAGACATTCTCTAATTAATAATTGCAGAAAGTATGCCCCAAAAATTGGAGACGGAAAACGGGGGATGACAACTCTTTCAGAAAACAGTAGCACTTCACAGATGTACACAAAATTCCGAG is a genomic window containing:
- the LOC115747696 gene encoding zinc finger-containing ubiquitin peptidase 1 isoform X1 — its product is MDDFSSCPFCSLSVPYGELERHANSHFEDEEAAKDMELARRIAIAPPSPPLTMADQLETDKLKEVICHKAAEVDATRCDGRTPSDVEDEIFHLVSLQTISSFYKIEDGLMALLKRCLELEAEQSTCILCSYLDHFQSTKSEDVGWGCGWRNIQMLGSHLLVERQEAKEGLFGGSGFVPDIVSLQRWLEIAWKRGFDEVGSEHFNQKIYGSSSWIGTTECAALFRSFGLRARIVDFGPKNLESLFLSIPGSRIDSQSAGARGKGNAVHIHGPMDRYLVKRKQISPEVCSSIGYTGCSYIQPDQVLDSSNENLGISSARSSKGQEVLTDWVWRYFSDKSFINNCFSHVSISRKPPLYFQHDGHSRTIVGIQVIHQPKGMQKYNLLVLDPAHRTAMLERSLKRNAGWQKLIKRGVHTLKKPQYQLCYIDPGIAKGEELEQLKTVDSVYIEI
- the LOC115747696 gene encoding zinc finger-containing ubiquitin peptidase 1 isoform X2 — encoded protein: MDDFSSCPFCSLSVPYGELERHANSHFEDEEAAKDMELARRIAIAPPSPPLTMVNQLETDKLKEVICHKAAEVDATRCDGRTPSDVEDEIFHLVSLQTISSFYKIEDGLMALLKRCLELEAEQSTCILCSYLDHFQSTKSEDVGWGCGWRNIQMLGSHLLVERQEAKEGLFGGSGFVPDIVSLQRWLEIAWKRGFDEVGSEHFNQKIYGSSSWIGTTECAALFRSFGLRARIVDFGPKNLESLFLSIPGSRIDSQSAGARGKGNAVHIHGPMDRYLVKRKQISPEVCSSIGYTGCSYIQPDQVLDSSNENLGISSARSSKGQEVLTDWVWRYFSDKSFINNCFSHVSISRKPPLYFQHDGHSRTIVGIQVIHQPKGMQKYNLLVLDPAHRTAMLERSLKRNAGWQKLIKRGVHTLKKPQYQLCYIDPGIAKGEELEQLKTVDSVYIEI